The following proteins are co-located in the Schistocerca nitens isolate TAMUIC-IGC-003100 chromosome 2, iqSchNite1.1, whole genome shotgun sequence genome:
- the LOC126234410 gene encoding cuticle protein 21-like — MACKLFILAALVAVARAGYLGAPAVYAPGPAIAAGAYAAPVAYAAPALRAAPLAVAAPAVRAVAAPAAVAAEYDPNPQYSFGYSVSDAITGDSKAQQESRSGDVVQGSYSVAEPDGSIRVVDYTADPVNGFNAVVHKEAGVHAGPAIAAAPAIAAAPIARAAYAAPALAYGKAYLG, encoded by the coding sequence CCCGCGCCGGCTACCTGGGCGCCCCCGCCGTCTACGCCCCCGGCCCTGCCATCGCCGCCGGCGCCTACGCCGCCCCcgtggcctacgccgcccccgccctTCGTGCTGCTCCCCTTGCCGTTGCCGCCCCCGCTGTGAGAGCCGTCGCGGCGCCCGCCGCCGTGGCCGCCGAGTACGACCCCAACCCCCAGTACAGCTTCGGCTACAGCGTGTCTGACGCCATCACCGGAGACTCCAAGGCCCAGCAGGAGAGTCGCAGTGGAGACGTTGTCCAGGGCAGCTACAGCGTTGCCGAGCCCGACGGCTCCATCCGCGTCGTCGACTACACCGCCGACCCCGTCAACGGCTTCAACGCCGTCGTGCACAAGGAGGCTGGTGTGCACGCCGGCCCCGCCATCGCCGCTGCCCCCGCCATCGCTGCCGCCCCCATCGCTAGGGCTGCGTACGCTGCCCCCGCCCTGGCCTACGGCAAAGCTTACCTTGGTTAA